One genomic window of Oncorhynchus kisutch isolate 150728-3 linkage group LG24, Okis_V2, whole genome shotgun sequence includes the following:
- the LOC109869241 gene encoding dolichol-phosphate mannosyltransferase subunit 1, producing the protein MASRKGSHQSRGNGDKYSVLLPTYNERENLPLIVWLLVKYFGESGYNYEIIVIDDGSPDGTLEVAEQLQRIYGEDKILLRPRAKKLGLGTAYIHGIKHATGNYVFIMDADLSHHPKFIPEFIEKQREGGYDLVSGTRYRGDGGVYGWDLRRKLISRGANYVTQVLLRPGASDLTGSFRLYKKEVLESLVERCVSKGYVFQMEMIVRARQGNYSIGEVPISFVDRVYGESKLGGNEIVSFLKGLLTLFATT; encoded by the exons ATGGCAAGCCGAAAAGGTTCACATCAGAGCCGGGGAAATGGTGATAAATATTCGGTGTTGTTGCCCACTTACAATGAACGTGAGAATCTACCTCTTATTGTGTGGCTACTGGTGAAATACTTCGGTGAAAG TGGATACAACTACGAGATTATTGTAATTGATGATGGAAGTCCGGATGGGACACTTGAAGTGGCAGAACAACTACAGAGGATATACGGAGAGGACAAGATA CTCCTTCGACCTAGAGCAAAGAAACTAGGTTTAG GTACTGCCTACATCCATGGCATTAAACATGCTACTGGGAACTATGTTTTCATAATGGACGCAGACCTCTCCCATCAT CCTAAATTTATTCCAGAATTCATAGA gaaacagagagaaggCGGGTATGACCTGGTGTCAGGCACCCGGTACAGAGGAGACGGTGGCGTATACGGTTGGGACCTGCGCAGGAAGCTCATCAG TCGGGGAGCTAACTATGTCACACAGGTGCTGCTGAGACCTGGGGCATCAGACTTGACTGGCAGCTTCAG GCTCTACAAGAAGGAAGTACTGGAGAGTCTGGTGGAGCGGTGTGTGTCCAAAGGCTATGTCTTTCAGATGGAGATGATTGTCCGTGCTAGACAGGGGAACTACTCTATTGGAGAG GTTCCGATTTCGTTTGTGGATCGTGTTTATGGGGAGTCAAAACTGGGAGGAAATGAAATAGTATCATTCCTGAAAGGACTGCTTACTCTCTTTGCGACAACATGA